Proteins found in one Saccharopolyspora phatthalungensis genomic segment:
- a CDS encoding MFS transporter, with protein sequence MATHNADRLTKRQVRVVALSSGGGFVDGFDLIMLGSAIVLITPAFKMGPWEVGLLTGAAYAGAFIAAIVAGFLTDLLGRRAIFIASLALMAAASVLSAVSPAFWLLVVARFLVGVGIGMDLPTSGAMTAEFVPARVRGAALAWWQLAWTVGALACPAVAVAMLPIGDEAWRWMLGSCAIPALAILVMRHSVPETSQWLAAKGRTAEAEEVSRWAGMDAPVAEKLEGSQIQRSLALFTGPYRRNIVVLSVLCICGSIASLFLGSYSAFLASSLGATTTRAAILFGMVIWAAYLLGNIVNIAVTDRVGRKPLLIGGGVITTIALVLAAQVGLSKEHVGTIFVILAAGGFSYWCGVNQAIWQYTAELFPTSVRGTARGFTTGWTRFAAVLSSVFTPILIKTIGFSAVMLVFAAFALGIIVCGILLPEVKGRDLAEIAPEGREAVLAEKQ encoded by the coding sequence ATGGCCACGCACAACGCTGATCGGCTCACCAAGAGACAGGTGCGCGTCGTCGCCCTGTCCTCGGGCGGTGGCTTCGTCGACGGCTTCGACCTCATCATGCTCGGCAGCGCGATCGTCCTGATCACGCCCGCGTTCAAAATGGGACCGTGGGAAGTCGGGCTGCTCACCGGGGCCGCCTACGCCGGTGCCTTCATCGCCGCGATCGTCGCCGGTTTCCTCACCGACCTTCTCGGACGACGCGCGATCTTCATCGCCAGCCTGGCGCTGATGGCGGCGGCGTCGGTCCTGTCGGCGGTAAGCCCAGCGTTCTGGTTGCTCGTGGTGGCGCGATTCCTGGTGGGGGTCGGCATCGGCATGGACCTGCCGACATCGGGAGCGATGACCGCCGAGTTCGTGCCCGCACGGGTGCGCGGCGCGGCGTTGGCCTGGTGGCAGCTCGCCTGGACAGTGGGCGCGTTGGCCTGCCCGGCCGTCGCTGTCGCGATGCTTCCGATCGGTGACGAAGCGTGGCGGTGGATGCTCGGTTCCTGCGCTATTCCCGCCCTGGCGATCCTGGTCATGCGGCATTCGGTTCCGGAGACCTCGCAGTGGCTGGCCGCCAAGGGCCGCACCGCCGAGGCCGAGGAAGTCAGCCGGTGGGCCGGGATGGACGCGCCGGTCGCCGAAAAGCTGGAAGGTTCCCAAATTCAGCGCAGCCTCGCGCTGTTCACCGGCCCGTACCGGCGGAACATCGTCGTGCTCTCCGTCCTGTGCATCTGCGGCAGCATCGCGTCGCTGTTCCTCGGCTCCTACTCTGCGTTCCTGGCCAGCTCGCTCGGAGCCACCACCACCCGCGCCGCGATCCTGTTCGGCATGGTGATCTGGGCGGCCTATTTGCTGGGCAACATCGTCAACATCGCCGTCACCGACCGCGTCGGCCGCAAGCCGCTACTCATCGGCGGCGGCGTGATCACCACGATCGCGCTGGTGCTTGCCGCCCAAGTCGGTCTTTCCAAAGAACACGTCGGCACCATTTTCGTGATCCTCGCGGCCGGCGGGTTCAGCTACTGGTGCGGAGTGAACCAGGCCATCTGGCAGTACACCGCGGAGTTGTTCCCGACGTCGGTGCGCGGAACCGCGCGCGGCTTCACCACCGGCTGGACACGGTTCGCCGCGGTGCTCAGCAGCGTCTTCACCCCGATCCTGATCAAAACGATCGGCTTCTCCGCGGTGATGCTCGTGTTCGCCGCGTTCGCGCTCGGCATCATCGTGTGCGGCATCCTGCTTCCCGAGGTAAAGGGCCGCGATCTGGCCGAAATCGCACCCGAGGGGCGCGAAGCCGTGCTGGCCGAAAAACAATAG
- a CDS encoding LacI family DNA-binding transcriptional regulator, whose amino-acid sequence MTGDMSTLPGGPSDETASGRSGRRPTLRDVAKRAGVSYRTVSRVINGEKFVAPETTAAVNAAVQALDFQRNDIARMLRQGDTTMTIGLVIEDLVNPFYARFAQQVAADAKRQGYVMLTASGEHNPDAEREAIDAFLRRRVDGLLVFPASADHGYLQQELNRGTPLVFVDATAKGIDTDAVVADNHGGARKAVDHLLRHGHRRIALLAESTRLDVAQERLAGYQDSLTRAGVAVDSELVHLDLRTTSDARVAATTVMSMPEERRPTAIFTASNRITIGTLEALQDLHEGVALVGFGDFETAGLLSPGVTVVRHDPAEMAKIAARLLLERLTGARTAPPSTVRIPVELIRRGSGELPPPLPPTHP is encoded by the coding sequence ATGACCGGCGATATGTCAACGTTGCCAGGCGGCCCGTCCGATGAGACAGCATCGGGCCGGTCGGGTCGCCGCCCGACGTTGCGTGACGTCGCCAAGAGAGCCGGCGTCTCCTACCGCACGGTCTCCCGGGTGATCAACGGGGAGAAGTTCGTCGCGCCCGAGACGACGGCCGCGGTCAACGCCGCGGTCCAGGCACTCGATTTTCAGCGCAACGACATTGCCCGGATGCTGCGGCAGGGCGATACCACCATGACGATCGGGCTGGTCATCGAAGATCTGGTGAACCCCTTCTACGCGCGGTTCGCCCAGCAGGTGGCCGCCGATGCCAAGCGGCAGGGATACGTGATGCTCACCGCCAGTGGCGAGCACAACCCGGACGCCGAACGCGAGGCCATCGACGCGTTCTTGCGGCGCCGGGTCGACGGCCTGCTGGTCTTCCCCGCCTCCGCCGATCACGGCTACCTCCAGCAAGAGCTCAACCGGGGCACCCCGCTGGTGTTCGTCGACGCCACGGCCAAGGGCATCGACACCGATGCCGTGGTGGCCGACAACCACGGTGGCGCACGCAAGGCGGTCGACCATCTGTTGCGCCACGGCCACCGGCGGATCGCGCTGCTGGCCGAAAGCACGCGCCTGGACGTCGCGCAGGAACGTCTCGCCGGATATCAGGACTCGCTGACGCGCGCCGGTGTCGCGGTCGACTCCGAGCTTGTGCACCTGGATCTGCGCACCACATCCGATGCCCGGGTTGCGGCCACGACCGTGATGTCAATGCCCGAGGAGCGTCGGCCGACGGCGATCTTCACGGCCAGCAACCGCATCACCATCGGCACCCTGGAAGCCCTGCAGGACCTCCACGAAGGCGTCGCGCTCGTCGGTTTCGGCGACTTCGAGACCGCCGGCCTGCTGTCCCCAGGCGTGACCGTCGTCCGCCACGACCCGGCCGAGATGGCCAAAATCGCCGCCCGCCTGCTTCTGGAAAGGCTCACCGGCGCTCGCACGGCGCCGCCCAGCACGGTGCGGATTCCCGTCGAACTGATCAGGCGCGGTTCGGGAGAACTGCCGCCGCCCTTGCCCCCCACCCACCCCTAG
- a CDS encoding arylsulfatase encodes MTDMTERPCPPSNSHSFAGTVGRTIAESTPAWPAPIRPPAGAPNVVVIVLDDVGFAQLGCFGARIRTPHMDSLADSGLRYTNFHATSLCSTTRACLLTGRNHHSVGMGFLADFDTGYPNARGSVSPSAGTLAEMLGARGYGTHALGKWHLAGPAQMSPSGPFHQWPTGRGFDRWYGFLWGEDDQWAPELWYDQHRVDPPAGDGYHLSEDLVDRAKEFIGDHVTADPSRPFFTYLAFGACHAPHQAPREFIERYRGVFDEGWDVERVRVLDEQIRLGVVPPETRLAPRNPGVPAWDSLTPQERKLCARMQETFAGFMEHTDAQIGRLLDFLRQQALLDDTVVMLLSDNGASGEGGRHGSLNEYRYFLGLPDDFQDNIDAMDELGGPWTHNHYPAGWAQAGNTPFKYYKSYTFAGGIRTPLIVKPAAGSRVQPGVRDQFHHVIDLAPTILDLAGVSAPETYRGIAQQPLHGVSMRYTFHDADAPTTRDRQYFETAGQRGLWRDGWKIITHHQPGEPFEHDQWELYQVDEDRSETQDRAGEYPELVEDMVAAWWREAERYDVLPLDDRKRERAEAVDPAASVRTRYEFLPGTRALNRVLGPDFAGRSFTITADVHRPDKDADGVLLAHGRRAAGFSLFVVDNQLWFDYNLAGRHVVLTSDFPVPTGDTRLAVRLDRNGLGAEATLYIDDTASANCHLDRTLPGGFGCLSTQAGHNSPSPVSDRYQSPFRFAGTLRKVVVDLDNDQQDTAEEVWQAALAQD; translated from the coding sequence ATGACTGACATGACTGAGCGGCCGTGTCCGCCGAGCAACTCGCACTCCTTCGCCGGGACGGTGGGGCGCACCATCGCCGAGTCCACACCCGCGTGGCCGGCCCCGATCCGCCCGCCGGCCGGCGCGCCGAACGTCGTCGTGATCGTTCTCGATGACGTCGGGTTCGCGCAGCTGGGATGTTTCGGGGCGCGGATCCGCACGCCGCACATGGACTCGTTAGCGGACTCGGGGCTGCGCTACACGAACTTCCATGCGACATCGCTGTGTTCGACAACGCGTGCCTGCCTGCTCACCGGGCGCAACCACCACTCGGTGGGCATGGGTTTCCTCGCGGATTTCGACACCGGCTACCCCAACGCTCGGGGCTCGGTGTCGCCGTCGGCGGGCACCCTGGCCGAGATGCTCGGCGCGCGCGGGTACGGGACCCACGCGCTGGGCAAGTGGCATCTGGCCGGGCCCGCGCAGATGAGTCCTTCGGGGCCGTTCCATCAATGGCCCACCGGCCGCGGTTTCGACCGCTGGTATGGATTCCTGTGGGGCGAGGACGACCAGTGGGCACCCGAACTCTGGTACGACCAGCACCGCGTGGATCCGCCGGCCGGGGACGGCTATCACCTCAGCGAAGATCTCGTCGACCGGGCCAAGGAGTTCATCGGCGACCACGTCACGGCCGATCCCAGCCGTCCCTTTTTCACCTACCTGGCCTTCGGCGCGTGCCACGCCCCGCACCAGGCGCCCCGGGAGTTCATTGAGCGTTATCGCGGAGTGTTCGACGAGGGCTGGGACGTCGAACGCGTCCGGGTGCTCGACGAGCAGATCCGTCTCGGCGTCGTCCCGCCGGAAACGAGGCTGGCACCGCGCAACCCAGGGGTACCGGCCTGGGACAGCCTTACCCCGCAGGAGCGCAAGCTCTGCGCGCGGATGCAGGAGACCTTCGCCGGATTCATGGAACACACCGATGCCCAAATCGGACGGCTGCTGGACTTCCTGCGGCAGCAAGCGCTTCTCGACGACACCGTCGTCATGCTGCTCTCCGACAACGGCGCCAGCGGCGAGGGCGGCCGACACGGATCACTCAACGAGTACCGGTATTTCCTTGGGCTACCCGACGATTTCCAGGACAACATCGACGCGATGGACGAGCTCGGCGGCCCCTGGACGCACAACCACTACCCGGCGGGATGGGCACAGGCCGGCAACACCCCGTTCAAGTACTACAAGTCCTACACCTTCGCCGGCGGTATCCGGACCCCGCTCATCGTCAAGCCCGCGGCCGGCAGTCGCGTCCAACCCGGCGTCCGCGACCAGTTCCACCACGTCATCGATCTGGCCCCGACCATCCTCGATCTCGCTGGCGTGTCCGCGCCCGAGACCTACCGTGGCATTGCACAGCAACCGCTGCACGGCGTGTCCATGCGCTATACCTTCCACGACGCCGACGCACCGACCACGCGGGACCGGCAGTACTTCGAAACCGCCGGCCAGCGCGGACTCTGGCGTGATGGCTGGAAAATCATTACCCATCACCAGCCGGGCGAGCCCTTCGAGCACGACCAGTGGGAGCTCTACCAGGTCGACGAGGACCGCTCCGAAACCCAGGACCGAGCCGGCGAATACCCCGAACTCGTCGAGGACATGGTCGCGGCCTGGTGGCGTGAGGCCGAGCGCTACGACGTCCTGCCACTTGACGACCGCAAGAGAGAACGCGCCGAGGCCGTCGACCCCGCCGCGTCGGTCCGGACGCGCTACGAATTCCTCCCGGGCACCCGAGCCCTCAACCGAGTACTCGGCCCCGACTTCGCCGGACGATCGTTCACCATCACCGCGGACGTCCATCGCCCCGACAAGGACGCCGACGGGGTCCTGCTCGCCCACGGACGACGAGCCGCCGGCTTCTCGCTGTTCGTGGTCGACAATCAGCTGTGGTTCGACTACAACCTGGCCGGCCGACACGTCGTGCTCACCAGCGACTTCCCAGTCCCGACCGGCGACACCCGCCTCGCCGTCCGCCTCGACCGCAACGGCCTCGGCGCCGAGGCCACCCTCTACATCGACGACACCGCGTCCGCGAACTGCCACCTCGACCGCACCCTGCCCGGCGGCTTCGGCTGCCTGTCCACCCAAGCCGGACACAATAGCCCCTCGCCCGTCAGCGACCGGTACCAAAGCCCGTTCCGCTTCGCCGGAACCCTGCGAAAGGTCGTCGTCGACCTCGACAACGACCAACAGGACACCGCCGAGGAGGTCTGGCAAGCAGCCCTCGCCCAGGACTGA
- a CDS encoding VOC family protein: MQRDDWPTPEHGLVLTHFLTVRDVGRAREFYADILGGHVVLEENPCIVKVANSWIIMNPGGGPTPDKPDVVLRAPEPSDPVSAFINVRVADIATFYAEARDKGAEFLTEPIDRKAEIRCYLRDPDGYLIEIGQATGMLEGIFADPPAGND, from the coding sequence ATGCAGCGAGACGACTGGCCGACACCCGAGCACGGGCTGGTGCTCACGCATTTCCTGACTGTCCGCGACGTGGGCCGCGCACGCGAGTTCTACGCCGACATCCTCGGCGGTCACGTCGTACTCGAGGAGAACCCTTGCATCGTGAAGGTGGCCAATTCCTGGATCATCATGAACCCGGGTGGCGGCCCCACCCCCGACAAGCCCGATGTCGTTCTGCGCGCACCGGAACCGTCCGATCCGGTCTCGGCATTCATCAACGTGCGGGTGGCCGACATCGCGACCTTCTATGCCGAGGCACGGGACAAGGGGGCCGAGTTCCTCACCGAACCGATCGACCGGAAAGCGGAGATCCGGTGCTACCTGCGTGACCCGGACGGCTACCTCATCGAGATCGGGCAGGCCACGGGCATGCTCGAAGGAATCTTCGCCGACCCACCGGCGGGCAACGACTAG
- a CDS encoding HNH endonuclease signature motif containing protein, producing the protein MAPLTDTRDASVEMMSSPSSVVSCSDAELIARIQRCEQAMRVAMMEQLQIIAEADRRGLHAERGARSMQVWLRELLNIDQRDATTRVTVAHNVEDRASLYGETMPAELPQTAAALSQGAISLEHARVIVAGIHRLPEYARCHRVSEVEATLAGYARQMPPRELETIAERIRYLLDQDGAYQDEADQHEARELHYGTGRDGMTVIKARLDRETGAKFVALIEPLAAPCPQTADGEKDPRSAGQRNADGFAALLDLATDSDGMPRAGGQRPHLTITIDFEDLKRGLGFPDEHGMPGTLNTGRAITAENARRIACDSEVLPMVLNGAGLPLDLGRARRTAPAHLRAALLQRDGACSFPGCDRPPGTPDAHHLVSWIDGGPTELANMTMLCGHHHRTVHNHRWEIQIRDGRPVFIPPPTVDIDRRPRPGGKALPAQHRQHLRDLIPTQRDPAGETRRSRPEAAVRHHNNSSKIISAGVASTP; encoded by the coding sequence ATGGCACCGTTGACGGACACCCGGGACGCGAGCGTGGAGATGATGTCTTCGCCCTCGTCTGTGGTGTCGTGCTCGGATGCCGAGCTCATCGCCCGGATCCAGCGCTGTGAGCAGGCCATGCGGGTGGCGATGATGGAGCAGTTGCAGATCATCGCCGAGGCCGACCGCCGGGGGCTGCACGCCGAACGCGGCGCGAGGTCGATGCAGGTGTGGTTGCGGGAACTGCTCAACATCGACCAGAGAGACGCCACAACCCGGGTGACGGTCGCCCACAACGTCGAAGACCGGGCCTCGCTCTACGGCGAGACGATGCCCGCCGAGCTTCCCCAGACCGCCGCCGCCCTGTCGCAAGGCGCGATCAGCCTCGAACACGCGCGGGTGATCGTGGCGGGCATTCACCGGCTGCCCGAGTACGCCCGCTGTCACCGGGTGAGTGAGGTCGAGGCGACCCTGGCCGGCTACGCCCGCCAGATGCCGCCGCGTGAACTGGAGACAATCGCCGAACGAATCAGGTATCTACTCGACCAGGACGGCGCCTACCAGGACGAAGCCGACCAGCACGAGGCTCGGGAACTGCACTACGGGACCGGCCGTGACGGGATGACGGTCATCAAGGCCCGGCTGGACCGCGAGACCGGGGCGAAATTCGTTGCGCTCATCGAGCCGCTGGCCGCCCCGTGCCCGCAAACCGCCGACGGGGAGAAGGACCCTCGCAGTGCCGGGCAGCGCAATGCCGACGGCTTCGCCGCGTTGCTCGATCTGGCCACCGACTCCGACGGGATGCCGCGTGCCGGTGGGCAACGGCCGCACCTGACGATCACCATCGACTTCGAAGACCTCAAACGCGGGCTGGGCTTCCCCGACGAGCACGGCATGCCCGGCACGCTCAACACCGGGCGTGCCATCACCGCCGAGAACGCCAGGCGCATCGCCTGCGACAGCGAAGTACTGCCCATGGTTCTCAACGGAGCTGGCCTGCCCCTGGACCTCGGCCGGGCCAGGCGAACCGCACCCGCACACCTGCGCGCCGCGCTACTCCAACGCGACGGTGCCTGTTCCTTTCCCGGCTGCGACCGGCCACCGGGGACCCCCGACGCCCACCACCTCGTGAGCTGGATCGACGGCGGCCCCACCGAACTCGCCAACATGACAATGCTATGCGGCCACCACCACCGCACCGTGCACAACCACCGATGGGAAATCCAGATACGCGACGGCAGACCCGTCTTCATCCCACCACCCACCGTGGACATCGACCGAAGACCGCGACCAGGCGGCAAGGCACTGCCCGCCCAGCATCGCCAACACCTCCGGGACCTCATCCCCACCCAACGGGACCCGGCGGGCGAAACGCGCCGCTCGCGTCCCGAAGCGGCGGTCCGACACCACAACAACTCCTCGAAGATCATTTCAGCAGGTGTTGCATCGACCCCTTGA
- a CDS encoding ABC transporter permease, with product MSVPYDASHVVSVEPLRRGPVGLVVSRIATMCLVELQKLRHDRTELVTRAIQPALWLLIFGETFTRLRVIPTGNVPYLDYLAPGILAQSALFVAIFYGIQIIWERDAGVLAKLLVTPTPRVAMVSGKAFAAGIRALAQALVVLVLAAVLGVAMTTNPLRLLGVCVAVVLGSACFCCLSITIAGLVLSRDRLMGIGQAITMPLFFGSNALYPVDLMPGWLQVVNLVNPLSYEVDALRGLLIGTPADLSLDFGVLAVAAVTMICIASALLGRLAR from the coding sequence ATGTCCGTGCCGTACGACGCGTCGCACGTCGTGTCGGTTGAGCCGCTGCGGCGCGGCCCGGTGGGCCTGGTGGTGTCGCGAATCGCGACGATGTGCCTGGTAGAGCTGCAGAAGTTGCGGCACGACCGCACGGAGCTGGTCACCAGGGCGATCCAACCGGCGCTGTGGCTGCTCATTTTCGGCGAGACTTTCACCCGGCTGCGGGTGATCCCGACCGGGAACGTGCCGTATCTGGACTACCTGGCGCCGGGCATCCTGGCCCAGTCGGCGCTGTTCGTCGCGATTTTCTACGGCATCCAGATCATCTGGGAGCGCGACGCGGGAGTGCTGGCCAAACTGCTCGTCACGCCGACGCCGCGAGTCGCGATGGTCAGCGGCAAGGCGTTCGCCGCCGGGATACGCGCCCTCGCGCAGGCACTTGTGGTGTTGGTGCTCGCCGCGGTGCTGGGCGTCGCCATGACGACGAATCCGCTGCGACTGCTGGGCGTGTGCGTGGCAGTGGTGCTGGGCTCGGCGTGCTTCTGCTGCCTTTCCATCACCATCGCCGGACTCGTGCTCTCCCGGGACCGGCTGATGGGCATCGGGCAGGCGATCACCATGCCGCTGTTCTTCGGTTCCAACGCGCTGTACCCGGTGGACCTGATGCCGGGCTGGCTGCAGGTGGTCAACCTGGTCAATCCGCTGAGCTACGAGGTGGACGCATTGCGGGGCCTGCTGATCGGCACGCCCGCGGACTTGTCACTGGACTTCGGTGTACTGGCCGTGGCGGCAGTGACGATGATCTGCATCGCCTCCGCCCTGCTGGGCAGGCTTGCCCGCTGA
- a CDS encoding ABC transporter ATP-binding protein, which yields MTGELAVRCAGLRHSFGDTVAVDGIDLRIESGIVFGLLGPNGAGKTTTIRMIATLLTAPAGAIEVFGVDVNRRKLAVRRLIGYVPQQLSADSALTGRENVALFARLFDVPRAHRRSAVEAALHSVGLDDVAERTAGTYSGGMIRRLELAQALVSAPRLLVLDEPTIGLDPIARAAVWQRIDEVRAATGMTVLVTTHYMEEAARQCDRVALMHHGRIRNEGTPRELCAAVGPEATLEDAFRAVTGDALGDETGEGLRDVRAVRRVARRVG from the coding sequence ATGACTGGAGAGCTGGCGGTGCGTTGTGCGGGACTGCGGCACAGCTTCGGGGACACGGTCGCCGTCGACGGCATCGACCTGCGCATCGAATCCGGCATAGTGTTCGGGCTTCTCGGCCCGAACGGCGCCGGGAAGACGACCACGATCCGCATGATCGCGACCCTGCTGACCGCCCCGGCTGGCGCGATCGAGGTGTTCGGCGTCGATGTGAACCGGCGCAAGCTCGCCGTTCGTAGGCTGATCGGCTATGTGCCGCAACAGCTTTCCGCGGACTCGGCGCTCACCGGGCGGGAGAACGTTGCGCTGTTCGCGCGGCTCTTCGACGTGCCGCGGGCGCACCGGCGGTCCGCGGTGGAGGCGGCGTTGCATTCGGTCGGACTCGACGACGTCGCCGAGCGGACCGCGGGCACCTACTCCGGCGGCATGATCCGCCGACTGGAGCTGGCCCAAGCACTGGTCAGCGCGCCGCGCCTGCTGGTGCTGGATGAACCGACCATCGGGCTTGACCCGATCGCGCGTGCGGCGGTGTGGCAACGCATCGACGAGGTGCGGGCCGCCACGGGGATGACAGTGCTCGTCACCACGCACTACATGGAGGAGGCCGCCCGGCAGTGCGACCGCGTGGCGTTGATGCACCACGGCCGAATCCGCAACGAGGGGACCCCGCGAGAACTCTGCGCCGCGGTGGGCCCGGAGGCAACGCTCGAAGACGCATTCCGGGCGGTGACCGGTGACGCGCTGGGCGACGAGACAGGGGAGGGGTTGCGCGATGTCCGTGCCGTACGACGCGTCGCACGTCGTGTCGGTTGA
- a CDS encoding MarR family winged helix-turn-helix transcriptional regulator, with product MSDPVLLGDELMSVLAGLRRRVRRKLRPQVPGPRLRGAHIELLRAVEARPGIGVSTAAQALHMAPNSVSTLVNQLLDNGMLSRQTDPDDRRAARLYLTGAAKHRLELWRKARSELVGGGIAQLSEPELDVLRRALPVLHSLLANLSTDETLEPGDGEAL from the coding sequence ATGAGTGATCCGGTGCTGCTCGGCGACGAGCTGATGTCCGTGCTGGCCGGGCTGCGTCGGCGGGTGCGCCGCAAGCTGCGCCCGCAGGTGCCGGGGCCTAGGCTGCGCGGAGCGCACATCGAGCTGCTGCGCGCCGTCGAAGCACGCCCGGGGATCGGCGTGAGCACGGCGGCCCAGGCACTGCACATGGCGCCCAACTCGGTCAGCACGCTGGTCAACCAGCTGCTCGACAACGGGATGTTGAGTCGGCAGACGGACCCGGACGACCGGCGCGCGGCGCGGCTGTACCTCACCGGCGCCGCCAAGCACCGCCTGGAGCTATGGCGCAAGGCGCGTTCGGAACTCGTCGGCGGCGGCATCGCCCAACTCTCGGAGCCGGAACTGGACGTACTGCGGCGCGCGCTGCCGGTGCTGCACAGCCTGCTCGCGAACTTGTCCACCGACGAGACGCTCGAACCGGGCGACGGGGAGGCGTTATGA